One Fundulus heteroclitus isolate FHET01 chromosome 11, MU-UCD_Fhet_4.1, whole genome shotgun sequence DNA segment encodes these proteins:
- the LOC105915791 gene encoding uncharacterized protein LOC105915791, producing MAGSVLGMAFSLLLLASIIQGGNNSEQFLYETLEAEVGQNISIPCVMKDEADRKIVGFKWMKNGGTNLAVYIPIHGQYLYWPNVTIQVKRDDVKNVIGTELYLPSVNKWDSGIYSCEVTIFASDSFTIKTTLTVNDEIKLLCNADKEFVPFGDNVTILCTVNSNAQYSWTKDNKLVSENQSLELWQVTEADAGVYELTVNTGSKSLHKEFIISVLTTTTSLTTGFTKQT from the exons ATGGCCGGAAGTGTACTGGGGATGGCATTTTCTCTTCTGCTCCTTGCCTCTATTATCCAAG GTGGCAATAATTCTGAGCAGTTTCTTTATGAAACACTGGAGGCTGAGGTGGGCCAGAACATCAGTATACCTTGTGTCATGAAAGACGAGGCTGATCGCAAGATTGTTGGTTTTAAATGGATGAAGAATGGAGGAACAAACCTTGCCGTTTACATCCCAATTCATGGACAGTATTTGTATTGGCCTAACGTAACCATCCAAGTGAAGAGAGATgatgtaaaaaatgtaattggtACAGAGCTTTACCTCCCTTCGGTGAACAAATGGGACAGTGGGATCTATAGTTGTGAGGTCACAATATTTGCTTCAGATTCTTTTACCATTAAAACGACGTTAACAGTCAATG ATGAAATCAAACTATTGTGCAATGCCGACAAAGAGTTTGTCCCCTTTGGAGACAATGTTACAATCCTATGCACAGTCAACTCCAATGCACAGTACAGCTGGACCAAG GACAACAAGCTTGTGTCAGAGAACCAATCCCTGGAGCTCTGGCAGGTGACAGAAGCCGATGCAGGAGTGTATGAGCTGACAGTAAACACAGGAAGCAAAAGCCTGCATAAAGAGTTTATTATCTCCGTGCTGACTACAACCACAAGTTTAACGACGG GTTTCACAAAGCAAACTTAG